From Struthio camelus isolate bStrCam1 chromosome 29, bStrCam1.hap1, whole genome shotgun sequence, a single genomic window includes:
- the PABPN1 gene encoding polyadenylate-binding protein 2, producing MEEEAEKLKELQNEVEKQMNMSPPPGNAGPVIMSLEEKMEADARSIYVGNVDYGATAEELEAHFHGCGSVNRVTILCDKYSGHPKGFAYIEFSDKESVRTSMALDESLFRGRQIKVIPKRTNRPGISTTDRGFPRTRYRGRGGGYSAARARFYSGYSRPRGRAYRGRARATSWYSPY from the exons atggaggaggaagcCGAgaagctcaaagagctgcagaaCGAGGTGGAGAAACAGATGAACATGAGCCCCCCGCCGGGCAACG ccgGCCCGGTCATCATGTCCCTGGAGGAGAAGATGGAGGCGGACGCCCGGTCCATCTACGTGGGCAAC GTGGACTACGGGGCCACGGCCGAGGAGCTCGAGGCCCACTTCCACGGCTGCGGCTCCGTCAACCGCGTCACCATCCTCTGCGACAAGTACAGCGGGCACCCCAAGGG gTTCGCCTACATCGAGTTCTCGGACAAGGAGTCCGTGCGGACGTCGATGGCGCTCGACGAGTCCCTCTTCCGGGGCCGGCAAATTAAg GTGATCCCCAAGCGGACGAACCGGCCCGGCATCAGCACGACGGACCGGGGTTTCCCCCGCACCCGCTACCGGGGTCGCGGCGGCGGTTACAGCGCGGCCCGGGCCCGCTTCTACAGCGGCTACAGCCGCCCCCGCGGGCGGGCCTACAG GGGCCGGGCCAGAGCCACCTCATGGTACTCCCCTTACTAG
- the SLC7A8 gene encoding large neutral amino acids transporter small subunit 2 gives MGEDGARQRGAPEKEGEAEEPRGGVALKKEIGLLSACGIIVGNIIGSGIFVSPKGVLENAGSVGLALLVWAATGLITAVGALCYAELGVTIPKSGGDYSYVKDIFGGLAGFLRLWIAVLVIYPTNQAVIALTFANYALQPLFPGCLAPEPGLRLLAAACLLLLTWVNCASVRWATRVQDVFTAGKLLALALVIVTGLVQICKGEYFWLEPRQAFTFWQPPEVGRVALAFLQGSFAYAGWNFLNYVTEELVDPYRNLPRAIFISMPLVTFVYVFANVAYVTAMSPRELLDSNAVAVTFGEKVLGVVAWIMPVSVALSTFGGVNGSLFTSSRLFYAGAREGQLPALLAMIHVERCTPIPALLVACASTLLMLVTGDIYTLINYVGFVNYLWYGVTVAGLVVLRWRQPRRPRPIRVSLLFPALYLLFWAPLLLFSLASEPVVCGIGLGIMATGAPVYFLGVRRGPRPPALRRAVGEPRRGGARGGCGAAGGLGDPHKQDVGLESLPMGEMWVQETLTGEMWVWGALTSEMWVQETLTGEMWVWGALTSEMWVQETLRDEMWVQETLTGEIEMWVQETLRDEMWVQETLTGEMWVWGALTSEMWVQETLMGEMWVRGCPDQ, from the exons ATGGGGGAGGACGGCGCCCGGCAGCGGGGCGCCCCCGAGAAGGagggggaggccgaggagccccgcggcggcgtcGCCCTCAAGAAGGAGATCGGCTTGCTCAGCGCCTGCGGCATCATCGTGG GTAACATCATCGGCTCGGGCATCTTCGTGTCGCCCAAGGGCGTGCTGGAGAACGCCGGCTCCGTGGGGCTGGCGCTGCTGGTGTGGGCCGCCACCGGGCTCATCACGGCCGTGGGCGCCCTGTGCTACGCCGAGCTGGGCGTCACCATCCCCAAATCCGGCGGCGACTACTCCTACGTCAAGGACATCTTCGGGGGGCTGGCGGG CTTCCTGCGCCTGTGGATCGCCGTGCTGGTCATCTACCCCACGAACCAGGCGGTGATCGCCCTCACCTTCGCCAACTACGCGCTGCAGCCGCTCTTCCCCGGCTGCCTGGCGCCCGAGCCCGGCCTGCGCCTGCTGGCCGCCGCCTGCCTCC tGCTGTTGACGTGGGTGAACTGCGCCAGCGTGCGCTGGGCCACCCGGGTGCAGGACGTCTTCACCGCCGGCAagctgctggccctggccctcGTCATCGTCACGGGCCTCGTGCAGATCTGCAAGG gTGAGTACTTCTGGCTGGAGCCGCGGCAGGCCTTCACCTTCTGGCAGCCGCCCGAGGTGGGCCGGGTGGCGCTGGCCTTCCTGCAGGGCTCCTTCGCCTACGCCGGCTGGAACTTCCTCAACTACGTCACCGAGGAGCTCGTGGACCCCTACCG GAACCTGCCGCGAGCCATCTTCATCTCCATGCCGCTGGTCACCTTCGTCTACGTCTTCGCCAACGTGGCCTACGTCACCGCCATGTCGCCCCGGGAGCTGCTGGACTCCAACGCCGTGGCCGTG ACCTTCGGGGAGAAGGTGCTGGGCGTGGTGGCCTGGATCATGCCCGTCTCCGTGGCCCTCTCCACCTTCGGGGGCGTCAACGGCTCCCTCTTCACCTCCTCCCG GCTGTTCTACGCGGGGGCGCGCGAGGGGCAGCTGCCGGCCCTGCTGGCCATGATCCACGTGGAGCGCTGCACCCCCATCCCCGCCCTGCTGGTCGCC TGCGCCTCCACCCTGCTGATGCTGGTGACGGGTGACATCTACACCCTCATCAACTACGTGGGCTTCGTCAACTACCTGTGGTACGGCGTCACCGTGGCCGGGCTGGTGGTGCTGCGctggcggcagccccggcggccccgccccatCCGG GTGAGCCTGCTCTTCCCGGCGCTCTACCTGCTGTTCTGGGCGCCGCTGCTGCTCTTCTCGCTGGCCTCCGAGCCCGTGGTCTGCGGCATCGGCCTGGGCATCATGGCCACCGGGGCGCCCGTCTACTTCCTGGGCGTGCGgcgcgggccccggccccccgccctgcGCCGCGCCGTGGGtgagccccgccgcgggggggcccgggggggctgcggggcggccggggggctgg GAGACCCTCACAAGCAAGATGTGGGTCTGGAGTCCCTCCCCATGGGTGAGATGTGGGTCCAGGAGACCCTCACGGGCGAGATGTGGGTCTGGGGTGCCCTGACCAGTGAGATGTGGGTCCAGGAGACCCTCACGGGCGAGATGTGGGTCTGGGGTGCCCTGACCAGTGAGATGTGGGTCCAGGAGACTCTCAGGGATGAGATGTGGGTCCAGGAGACCCTCACAGGCGAGAT TGAGATGTGGGTCCAGGAGACTCTCAGGGATGAGATGTGGGTCCAGGAGACCCTCACGGGTGAGATGTGGGTCTGGGGTGCCCTGACCAGTGAGATGTGGGTCCAGGAGACCCTCATGGGCGAGATGTGGGTCCGGGGGTGCCCTGACCAGTGA